In one Culex quinquefasciatus strain JHB chromosome 2, VPISU_Cqui_1.0_pri_paternal, whole genome shotgun sequence genomic region, the following are encoded:
- the LOC6053094 gene encoding uncharacterized protein LOC6053094 — protein MSRSSRVVHRANDFKSNHELNMSFPTINYNITAGASNLCTNQNCDLRIPNVQQDGMLNSKEARSYTSTLIPCSSRATLNGEDPKDIIGEIDSVESRATISSIKHDDLKNNVGNHVEPSSIELRSTGKQYHRTIPKHFSVEGQIQGSSKNTLDSTVDDVNNTLCTNEYVNKNNFIDLTFNGVKRLSCQCPVKHTPISNISSYAVGIDQTLINEMDLATSNVKGTYNIKTPMKQTTFRPTKNNELSNYEGSACRTKQCHSTHGMRSKGNLSKNVRYYDGSIKKDFSKNSYCKPKLDAEAIIGKEKTSEQGLDYVAKSIVPLVKEDSNMSRAVDINHGRVKAGVDISMNIEVIQRSSSINNEEFPKHKTCMEQNPELPPKQYKYSGASTRLSHNSYYSNSKIHTISKPTKENAKFSIHASELNGVFKASETSCTKSLPRNVVHNKTDYMKNYNSRKSAFQQHSNLERSTKTGKCHTLSKEYTKANSRSQNMLTEVVSKIPSVINIPSPLLPETFKSLEQCAVDSATKLAMSQKMTKQRHENSLCYKKSTMATSTNSLMNESSGMGSVKTTGTKETPPLVTSVRCDNSKKHFLTNDNSLDDEYLSECENCKSAHSSRYYLEEEIDDAPQETMTLQRKMPENEEDQQNYYRVSSTLPTNTNKKLPTIKNRESWFTTIPASSSSDEEETETKKVS, from the coding sequence ATGTCTAGATCATCCAGAGTAGTGCACAGAGCAAATGACTTTAAATCAAATCACGAATTGAACATGTCATTTCCCACTATAAATTACAATATAACAGCAGGTGCATCTAATTTGTGTACAAACCAAAATTGCGATTTAAGAATTCCGAATGTGCAGCAAGACGGGATGTTAAACTCTAAAGAGGCTCGAAGTTATACTAGCACACTAATTCCATGTTCCTCGAGAGCAACTCTAAATGGAGAGGATCCGAAAGACATAATAGGAGAAATTGACAGCGTTGAGAGTCGTGCTACTATCTCTTCAATAAAACATGATGATTTAAAGAACAACGTTGGAAACCACGTAGAACCATCATCAATAGAATTGCGCTCAACAGGCAAGCAGTATCACAGAACAATTCCTAAACATTTCTCTGTCGAGGGACAAATTCAAGGCTCATCAAAAAACACATTAGACTCTACGGTGGACGATGTAAACAATACCTTATGTACAAATGAGTacgtaaataaaaataactttattgATTTGACTTTTAATGGAGTAAAGAGACTTTCTTGCCAATGCCCAGTAAAGCATACGCCAATATCCAATATATCGTCTTACGCAGTTGGAATAGATCAGACTCTCATCAATGAAATGGATTTAGCTACATCTAACGTGAAAGGAACATATAATATTAAAACCCCTATGAAACAAACCACTTTCAGaccaacaaaaaataatgaattatCAAACTATGAAGGATCTGCATGTAGAACGAAGCAGTGCCATTCCACACATGGCATGCGAAGTAAaggcaatttatcaaaaaatgtcagATATTACGATGGAAgtataaaaaaagatttctcTAAAAACAGTTATTGCAAACCGAAACTTGATGCAGAGGCAATAATTGGTAAGGAAAAAACTTCGGAACAAGGGCTCGACTATGTTGCCAAATCAATTGTACCTTTAGTAAAGGAAGACTCAAACATGTCTCGTGCAGTTGATATAAACCATGGCCGTGTTAAAGCAGGTGTTGATATATCCATGAACATTGAAGTCATCCAAAGAAGTTCATCAATCAATAATGAAGAATTCCcaaaacataaaacatgtaTGGAGCAGAATCCAGAACTTCCACCTAAGCAGTATAAATATAGTGGTGCTTCAACGAGACTAAGCCATAATTCATATTACAGTAACTCAAAAATTCATACCATTTCCAAACCGACAAAAGagaatgccaaattttcaatacaTGCGAGCGAATTAAATGGAGTCTTCAAAGCATCCGAAACTAGTTGTACGAAATCATTGCCAAGAAATGTTGTACATAATAAAACAGATTATATGAAAAACTACAACTCTCGTAAATCTGCTTTCCAACAACACAGTAATCTCGAAAGAAGTACCAAAACCGGTAAATGTCATACGTTGTCCAAAGAGTACACTAAAGCAAATTCTCGCAGCCAAAATATGCTTACAGAAGTAGTAAGCAAAATACCGTCGGTAATCAATATACCATCACCACTTTTACCAGAAACATTCAAGTCATTAGAACAATGCGCGGTTGACTCTGCAACTAAACTGGCAATGTCTCAAAAGATGACCAAACAAAGGCATGAAAATTCATTATGTTATAAAAAGTCCACAATGGCAACTTCAACAAACAGCCTTATGAATGAATCTTCCGGAATGGGAAGCGTCAAAACAACAGGAACGAAGGAAACCCCGCCGCTAGTAACTTCAGTCCGTTGCGATAATTCTAAAAAGCACTTCTTAACAAACGACAACAGCTTGGATGACGAATATTTAAGTGAATGTGAAAATTGTAAATCTGCTCACAGTTCTCGTTATTATTTAGAGGAAGAAATTGATGATGCACCACAAGAGACTATGACTCTACAACGAAAAATGCCAGAAAATGAAGAAGACCAACAAAATTATTATCGTGTATCTTCCACACTGCCGACGAACACAAATAAAAAGTTGCC
- the LOC119767706 gene encoding uncharacterized protein LOC119767706: protein MEVKELSDGDEFRSVNGTGKRRKTSDGAVVGNGPEENLLYNNKFSPLAENNNNNGIPAMKGSVPPVPVAKKPPPLLVKNMSFGKLRSVMLTCITKPSYKLTPFGIKMLCISEYRFETARTHLIANKVEFYTHETEK, encoded by the exons ATGGAGGTGAAAGAACTCTCCGATGGGGACGAATTTCGTTCCGTAAACGGAACGGGGAAGCGGAGGAAGACCAGCGACGGAGCCGTTGTCGGGAATGGCCCAGAGGAGAATCTTCTctacaacaacaagttcagcccgctggcggagaacaacaacaacaatggtaTCCCAGCCATGAAAGGAAGCGTCCCACCGGTTCCAGTGGCCAAGAAACCACCTCCTCTGTTGGTAAAGAATATGAGCTTCGGCAAGCTGAGGAGTGTAATGTTGACGTGCATCACCAAGCCAAGTTACAAGCTGACTCCGTTTGGGATCAAAATGCTGTGTATCTCAGAGTACCGTTTCGAAACCGCGCGGACCCACTTGATTGCGAACAAAGTGGAATTCTATACCCACGAG acggaaaAGTAA